The Akkermansia sp. N21116 genome includes a region encoding these proteins:
- a CDS encoding terminase gpA endonuclease subunit produces the protein MNVSERRNLTKIYDEAASLWLPPEDLTVDEWADKYRRLPGGLSAEGGQWRTDRTPYMREPMRAFCDPLVEEIVFVAPSQVGKSELELNIIAYIIDQDPGTILYVQPRKEDAQSFSRLRIAPMLKACDKIRDKVHDTDRKGRAATSTVLQKAFPGGMLTLVGSSSASDLSSQPVRYVIGDELDRFASSAGRDGDPWELAKRRQNTFYNRKRVAVSTPTVKGASQIEFLFTQGTRERWKTKCPCCGEYSEVRFDDIQFKASSRRIAGKVDWVVDVNGWKCPHCGDIVPEQDVKKSDARWEAENPDAIQNNRCRSFWLGGFSSPWRPWKDIIQNFCKAKGDVERLKVWKNTDVGELWENRNSAADETELMARAEQYPADADLPGEPGQGPLILTCGVDCQHKYMQYEIVGWARYGESWGIRTGYIPGAPDDDKTWEQLDSIISRVYKFQNGRGLRVMLTFIDSGDGNFTNEIAKRCKRRQQANVFAVKGNGQPGRPFITPPNRVPISENKRNTYILYNIGVNAGKSAIMNAVQVQEPGPNYMHFPGEDRGYDLNFFAGLLSEVEVAVGNVMKWQKLPGHERNEALDIRNYARAAVKVINPDFDAWERALRTDPVKKARVSLPRRPRRPSLRDQLFD, from the coding sequence GAACCGATGCGGGCTTTTTGCGATCCTCTGGTTGAGGAGATTGTATTCGTTGCTCCGTCGCAGGTTGGAAAATCGGAACTGGAACTCAATATCATCGCCTACATTATCGACCAAGACCCGGGGACGATTCTGTATGTTCAGCCGAGGAAGGAGGACGCCCAGTCGTTTTCCCGTCTCCGCATTGCTCCCATGCTCAAGGCATGCGATAAAATCCGGGACAAGGTTCACGACACGGACAGGAAAGGGCGGGCGGCAACTTCGACAGTTTTACAGAAGGCGTTTCCGGGCGGGATGCTGACGCTTGTCGGTTCGTCGAGCGCAAGCGACTTGTCTTCCCAGCCCGTCCGTTATGTCATCGGTGACGAGCTTGACCGTTTCGCGTCCAGCGCAGGGCGCGACGGCGATCCGTGGGAGCTTGCCAAGCGACGACAAAATACGTTTTACAACCGCAAGCGAGTTGCCGTTTCGACGCCTACGGTCAAGGGTGCCTCCCAGATTGAATTCCTGTTTACTCAAGGGACACGGGAACGGTGGAAGACGAAGTGTCCATGTTGCGGCGAATATTCGGAAGTTCGGTTCGACGATATTCAGTTCAAGGCGTCGTCCCGCCGCATTGCCGGAAAGGTGGACTGGGTTGTCGATGTCAACGGCTGGAAGTGTCCTCATTGCGGCGACATTGTTCCGGAGCAGGATGTCAAAAAGTCGGATGCCAGATGGGAGGCAGAAAATCCGGACGCTATTCAAAACAACCGTTGCCGGTCATTCTGGCTTGGAGGGTTTTCATCGCCGTGGCGGCCATGGAAAGATATCATCCAGAATTTTTGCAAGGCGAAGGGGGATGTGGAACGGCTCAAGGTATGGAAGAATACGGATGTCGGCGAGTTGTGGGAAAACAGGAATTCTGCAGCGGATGAAACGGAACTCATGGCCCGAGCCGAGCAATATCCAGCGGATGCCGATTTGCCGGGGGAACCGGGACAAGGGCCTTTGATCCTGACTTGCGGCGTGGACTGCCAGCACAAATACATGCAGTATGAGATTGTCGGCTGGGCGCGGTACGGGGAAAGCTGGGGGATTCGGACAGGCTACATTCCCGGTGCTCCGGACGACGACAAAACATGGGAGCAACTCGACAGCATCATTTCTCGGGTGTACAAATTCCAGAACGGGCGAGGTCTCCGGGTCATGCTGACGTTTATCGATTCGGGCGACGGTAATTTTACGAACGAGATTGCCAAGCGATGCAAACGGCGCCAACAGGCCAATGTTTTCGCCGTCAAGGGTAATGGCCAGCCGGGCCGTCCGTTTATTACGCCGCCGAACCGTGTTCCCATTTCGGAGAACAAGAGGAATACCTACATCCTCTATAATATCGGTGTCAATGCCGGAAAATCGGCGATCATGAACGCCGTCCAGGTACAGGAACCGGGACCGAATTACATGCACTTTCCCGGAGAAGACCGAGGGTATGATTTGAATTTCTTTGCCGGGTTGCTTTCCGAGGTCGAAGTCGCAGTCGGGAATGTCATGAAATGGCAGAAGCTTCCGGGACACGAACGGAATGAAGCTCTCGACATCAGGAACTACGCACGAGCGGCCGTGAAAGTCATCAATCCTGATTTCGATGCCTGGGAACGAGCCTTAAGGACCGATCCCGTCAAAAAAGCCCGTGTCTCTCTTCCGCGCCGTCCCAGGCGACCGTCATTGCGCGATCAGCTTTTTGACTGA
- a CDS encoding phage portal protein gives MGKRYTRTTRRVRNYGYGDAGASGTRRAFKQFRSISGSPHQDIDRHNSTLRSRARSLYMSAPMATSAIKSLRTSVVGPGLYLHAQVDGKYLGLTKEETTTLNNEIEAEFELWAGNKRSASVTGLSDFYELQQIAIMAWKTSGDVFCLFEQGKPDWLHPYSLRLRLIEADRVSTPGTSNVIPYLTFGMNKTTGNKIFDGVEVDRYGQVVAYHIRNVYPQEISVDEPEWIRVEAVGKRTLLPNILHIMEAERPEQYRGVTCLAPVIENILQLGRYLNAEEAASLLETCLTIFVKTDVDSDGVPLRMPTEAMSEETEQSEDDRDPADYELVPGGNVAFLRPGEDITSVDPKRPSTAFDGFVTSVAKQIGAALEIPVDVLVKSFNSSYSASRAALQDYWRKVKNDRISFAGSFNAPVYEVFLSEAIARGRILAPGFFSDARIRAAYLNHEWNGPAMTHLDPEKEARAMKIMVENGWKTNTQATTELTGGDYLKNIEQLASETPAIVPILAMLADAVAAKKEESSSQQSEKEDINSEEQ, from the coding sequence ATGGGCAAGAGATATACCAGAACGACCAGACGGGTGAGAAACTACGGCTACGGCGATGCCGGAGCCTCCGGAACGCGCCGGGCGTTCAAGCAATTCAGATCGATTTCAGGGTCACCGCATCAGGACATCGACCGTCACAATTCGACTCTTCGGAGCCGGGCGCGGTCTCTCTACATGTCCGCACCCATGGCAACGTCTGCCATCAAGAGCCTGAGAACATCCGTCGTCGGGCCGGGGTTGTACCTGCATGCCCAGGTAGACGGGAAATATCTCGGCCTGACAAAAGAAGAAACAACAACGCTCAACAACGAAATCGAAGCCGAGTTTGAATTATGGGCAGGAAATAAACGGTCTGCCTCCGTGACCGGGTTGAGCGATTTTTACGAGTTACAGCAAATAGCAATCATGGCCTGGAAAACGTCGGGGGACGTTTTTTGCCTGTTTGAACAAGGAAAGCCTGACTGGCTTCATCCGTACAGTCTCAGGCTCCGGCTCATTGAAGCGGATAGAGTATCCACGCCAGGTACGTCGAATGTCATTCCGTATCTGACATTTGGCATGAACAAAACGACCGGGAACAAAATTTTCGACGGCGTAGAAGTTGACCGTTACGGACAGGTTGTCGCCTATCATATCCGCAACGTTTATCCACAGGAAATTTCGGTCGATGAACCCGAATGGATCAGGGTTGAAGCTGTCGGCAAACGAACGCTCCTGCCGAATATCCTGCATATCATGGAAGCCGAACGTCCGGAACAGTACAGGGGTGTTACCTGTCTCGCGCCTGTCATCGAAAATATTTTGCAACTCGGCAGGTATTTGAACGCCGAGGAGGCCGCCTCCCTGTTGGAGACATGCCTGACCATTTTCGTCAAAACCGATGTTGACTCAGATGGAGTTCCGTTGCGGATGCCGACCGAAGCCATGTCGGAAGAAACGGAACAATCGGAGGATGATCGTGATCCCGCAGACTATGAACTCGTGCCGGGCGGGAATGTCGCTTTCTTGAGACCTGGAGAAGATATTACGTCCGTCGATCCCAAGAGGCCATCCACGGCTTTTGACGGTTTCGTGACGTCGGTTGCCAAACAGATCGGCGCCGCTCTGGAAATTCCTGTGGATGTTCTTGTCAAGAGTTTCAACAGTTCCTACAGCGCGAGCCGGGCGGCGTTACAGGATTATTGGCGCAAGGTCAAAAACGACCGCATCAGTTTCGCGGGAAGTTTCAACGCGCCGGTTTACGAAGTCTTTTTGTCGGAAGCCATTGCCCGCGGGCGGATTCTCGCACCCGGTTTCTTTTCGGATGCGAGAATCCGTGCTGCCTACCTGAATCACGAGTGGAACGGCCCGGCAATGACTCATCTTGACCCAGAGAAAGAAGCCAGGGCCATGAAAATCATGGTGGAAAACGGGTGGAAGACGAACACCCAGGCGACAACGGAACTGACCGGGGGGGATTATTTGAAAAATATCGAACAGCTTGCCAGCGAAACGCCTGCCATTGTTCCCATTCTTGCCATGCTCGCGGATGCGGTGGCCGCCAAAAAAGAAGAATCATCGTCACAACAATCTGAAAAAGAAGATATTAACAGCGAAGAACAATGA
- a CDS encoding head maturation protease, ClpP-related: MKQNQSTRKFWNIIADDSSDTAEIDLFGEIVSEKPIDFWTGKVIEGNYITPDGFKEELAKCKNKKNILIRLNSPGGDLFTGIAIHNALKGLSAHKTLLVEGIAASAASVIMCAGDDVQVYPGSIVMIHGVSSLIYDLMTLQDAKKLVKAMDSMEASIAEIYAAKTGKETDKLRNQITNETWFTGKQAVEAGFANTLLDEELTNKVQFVACAGGKFRVKTGDLPIPHNYFNTVPDDMKESVVTEENPDTETEPSEDDLKNRLAQAEQELVAAKSERDALKKEVEAAKSGSVESTENSEKIRVQAIADERKRLEEIDAIASGIDPELVRKAKYAKPMTAQELAFAALKDGKAINSGFLNARTADLQDSNTGKVGSESIETNTADSDLKTGIDAANKSTK; encoded by the coding sequence ATGAAACAAAATCAATCCACCAGAAAATTCTGGAATATTATCGCGGATGACTCATCCGATACGGCAGAAATCGATCTTTTCGGGGAAATTGTTTCCGAGAAGCCCATCGATTTTTGGACGGGGAAGGTTATCGAAGGAAACTATATTACTCCGGACGGATTCAAGGAGGAACTCGCCAAGTGCAAGAACAAGAAAAATATTCTGATCCGTCTGAACTCTCCCGGGGGAGACCTTTTTACGGGTATCGCCATTCATAATGCCCTGAAAGGTTTGTCAGCACATAAAACGCTCCTTGTTGAGGGCATCGCCGCTTCTGCCGCATCCGTCATCATGTGCGCTGGGGATGACGTTCAGGTCTACCCCGGAAGCATTGTGATGATCCATGGGGTATCGTCGCTGATCTACGACCTGATGACGTTGCAGGACGCAAAAAAACTCGTCAAGGCGATGGATTCCATGGAGGCATCCATTGCGGAAATTTATGCGGCCAAAACCGGGAAGGAAACCGATAAACTACGGAATCAGATTACGAATGAAACGTGGTTTACCGGCAAGCAGGCCGTTGAAGCCGGGTTTGCCAATACGTTGCTGGACGAGGAGTTGACGAACAAGGTTCAGTTCGTTGCCTGCGCCGGGGGCAAGTTCAGAGTCAAAACGGGCGATCTTCCCATTCCGCATAATTATTTTAATACCGTCCCTGACGACATGAAGGAATCCGTCGTGACAGAAGAAAATCCTGATACGGAGACGGAACCATCGGAAGACGACCTGAAAAACAGGCTCGCCCAGGCAGAGCAGGAACTTGTTGCGGCGAAGTCGGAACGCGACGCCTTGAAGAAGGAAGTCGAAGCGGCCAAGTCCGGCTCTGTAGAATCAACAGAGAATTCCGAGAAAATCAGGGTACAGGCCATTGCCGACGAACGGAAACGTCTCGAAGAAATCGATGCGATTGCCAGCGGGATTGATCCCGAACTTGTCCGGAAAGCAAAGTATGCCAAGCCGATGACGGCTCAGGAACTCGCGTTTGCCGCCCTCAAGGATGGGAAAGCGATTAATAGCGGGTTCCTGAACGCCCGTACCGCCGACTTGCAAGACAGTAATACGGGCAAGGTCGGTTCCGAATCAATTGAAACAAATACCGCCGATTCCGATCTGAAAACCGGGATTGATGCCGCCAATAAATCCACCAAATAA
- a CDS encoding major capsid protein, with protein MDPNEITSIDLRDPQTLIAMIGTLEAAPSFLLDTYFPCNPDTDIFNTAKVIADYDSFNRKLGNFIKVGSVGTARDPFYTDEFAPARISNSRTLTIDDLSKRGFGEAVFSGLTPAARQVAIVGRDLINLMDMSRRSQEKMAADCLQNDGYDMQYVDKDGNPTEKVTLAFHGDTNDCLYTPGVKWDASGAKILADLRAMSRIPITKGCSVSDVILGSDAAALLQEDEKIMKMLDNRRYEMGQIDPKLQASGAVILGLINVDGVLLRLIQYMKEYEDDKGVNKPFIPSSKVIMTAPGAGKALYGAVTQIDEPGGPMVTHRGQFVPKYISDQENDIRKIQMSSCPLLVPKKKGCWVCADVVTSA; from the coding sequence ATGGACCCAAACGAAATCACATCCATTGATCTTCGCGACCCGCAAACGCTGATTGCGATGATCGGAACGCTGGAAGCGGCGCCGAGCTTTCTGCTCGATACCTATTTCCCGTGCAATCCCGATACGGACATATTCAATACGGCGAAAGTCATTGCCGACTACGATTCCTTCAATCGCAAACTCGGCAATTTCATCAAAGTCGGCAGTGTAGGAACGGCTCGCGATCCGTTCTATACGGACGAATTCGCTCCTGCACGCATTTCCAATTCGCGCACTCTGACGATTGACGATCTTTCAAAGCGCGGTTTCGGCGAGGCTGTTTTTTCCGGCCTTACGCCAGCCGCCCGGCAGGTTGCCATTGTCGGCCGCGATCTTATCAACCTGATGGACATGTCCAGACGATCGCAGGAAAAAATGGCGGCCGACTGTCTGCAGAATGACGGCTATGACATGCAGTACGTGGACAAGGATGGGAACCCGACCGAGAAAGTAACGCTTGCCTTCCACGGCGATACAAACGACTGCCTCTACACGCCCGGCGTCAAATGGGACGCTTCCGGCGCAAAAATCCTTGCCGATCTCCGGGCCATGAGTCGAATTCCCATTACGAAGGGCTGTTCCGTCTCAGACGTTATTCTTGGTTCCGATGCCGCCGCCTTGTTGCAGGAGGACGAAAAAATCATGAAGATGCTGGATAACCGGCGTTATGAAATGGGGCAAATTGATCCGAAGCTTCAAGCGTCCGGGGCCGTGATTCTCGGCCTCATCAATGTGGACGGCGTTTTGCTCCGTCTGATCCAGTACATGAAGGAATATGAAGACGACAAGGGAGTCAACAAGCCGTTTATTCCTTCGAGCAAGGTCATCATGACGGCACCCGGAGCCGGAAAGGCTCTTTATGGGGCCGTGACGCAAATTGACGAGCCGGGCGGCCCGATGGTTACCCATCGAGGTCAATTCGTGCCGAAATACATTTCTGATCAAGAAAACGACATTCGCAAAATTCAGATGTCAAGCTGTCCCTTGCTCGTCCCCAAGAAAAAGGGGTGCTGGGTATGTGCCGATGTCGTGACGTCGGCCTGA
- a CDS encoding Rho termination factor N-terminal domain-containing protein: MYLIKVKSNYGQHIGNRVVLRRPQDKEPFEIDDKKGQELIDRGIAELVSKIEDDDSEHKPNLADLKVTELKELAKSRGIEGASAMNKAELVEALSAVEDDSVPGPLGNPENGVE; the protein is encoded by the coding sequence ATGTATCTTATTAAGGTAAAAAGCAACTACGGCCAGCACATTGGCAATCGCGTTGTCCTCAGGCGTCCTCAGGACAAGGAACCGTTTGAAATCGACGACAAGAAAGGGCAGGAACTCATTGACCGGGGGATTGCCGAACTTGTTTCCAAAATCGAAGACGATGACTCCGAGCATAAACCGAATCTGGCAGACCTGAAAGTCACCGAATTGAAGGAACTCGCCAAAAGCCGGGGGATAGAAGGCGCATCTGCCATGAACAAGGCTGAACTGGTCGAAGCCTTGTCAGCAGTAGAGGACGATTCTGTTCCCGGTCCGCTCGGAAATCCTGAAAACGGCGTGGAATGA
- a CDS encoding phage major tail tube protein gives MTFQDLSGAVIATSVYASGTQIAGNIPVKLPEITPKLVEITAAGGTLEIPVWQLIDAMESSISKTGLDKSYAQVITPEAFDLIINIVQQSVSADGTTTPQHIKAYQRVIPKSAPGLELTPGESGENEITFSVLSYQLYLDGSKVLDIDVPKGICFVGGKDYSEGIRNML, from the coding sequence ATGACATTCCAAGACCTTTCGGGAGCCGTTATCGCGACTTCCGTTTATGCCTCCGGAACCCAGATTGCCGGAAATATTCCGGTCAAACTGCCGGAAATCACGCCCAAGCTCGTCGAAATCACGGCGGCTGGCGGGACGCTGGAAATTCCCGTCTGGCAGTTAATCGACGCGATGGAATCCTCCATCAGCAAGACCGGACTCGACAAATCCTATGCCCAGGTCATTACGCCGGAGGCATTTGATTTGATTATCAACATCGTCCAGCAATCCGTCAGTGCTGACGGCACGACGACGCCCCAACATATCAAAGCCTATCAGCGCGTGATTCCCAAGTCGGCGCCGGGTCTTGAACTCACTCCGGGGGAATCCGGGGAAAACGAAATCACGTTTTCCGTCCTGTCCTACCAGCTTTATCTGGACGGGAGCAAGGTGCTCGACATCGACGTTCCGAAGGGGATTTGCTTCGTCGGAGGCAAAGACTATTCGGAAGGTATTCGCAATATGCTGTAA
- a CDS encoding phage tail tape measure protein yields the protein MPSGKSMTAVVSIGGAIDPSLQRSITAAQNSVNGLGVKLGKIGSFTFKASIAGAVALGAGIAAVGTAAAAAVNQLYDLGSEFDEAVDTIRIGTGKTGEDLVRLDKSFEKIYANAIQGKKEVSSVVADLNTLTGLEGKVLEDSAERILKSSQMLGIESKNIVDSSARAINAFGVSSSELPDVLDYTFKVAQETGAGMDELFKTVHENSSALKTLGYDLKPAIALMGQMHKGGLESSKVMMAMNTTARNLQKKGFKDLGVGLAKTYEAIKKAKNETKAFEIASEIFGARGAAAITKGVRAGTIGTRKLMESMEASSESILKCYDDTADFPEKMTALRHNIEVSLRPLADKIYDSLNRMFPAIERTVNKILPLVKSGVEKLLPYVERAIQSIEQWINGINIDAIVAKAQHAVNQFGEAVKTAFGWFQQNGPWLLKMLKKIGTAFLIYKTAVVTLTGLYKAYKLITSVTKIWTVAQAALNVALTANPVGLVIAAIAALIAIGYVLWDNWDVICQWFGEAWEWLKAGFNVMCEVLSVAWDHTCDAISDAWDACGEWLSSVWDSICDSLNAAWTAFSIALQAAWDGICKALKDVWNGLVSWFKTGIQVWVMIGNKIGQALKDAFTSVRDWVMQIVDSILAKFTSLFDGIKNAGNKVKGWFGFGGNDSSPLPAKAAGGFTSGLSLCGEAGPEAVISFDPRYRAENRGYLMTAADMLGMDLSAGASSRQSVVSYHLGGVTFAPVIKAGAGTTSQDIVRQLKDALPDLLDMIQDGLTERSVGKYA from the coding sequence ATGCCGTCCGGAAAATCCATGACTGCCGTCGTCAGTATCGGCGGGGCTATTGATCCTTCCCTGCAAAGATCGATTACGGCGGCGCAGAACTCCGTAAACGGGTTAGGCGTCAAACTTGGCAAAATCGGCAGTTTCACCTTCAAGGCATCCATCGCCGGAGCCGTAGCCCTGGGAGCGGGTATCGCCGCTGTCGGGACTGCGGCGGCGGCGGCAGTCAATCAGCTTTACGATCTCGGTTCCGAGTTCGACGAGGCTGTTGACACTATCCGCATCGGGACGGGAAAGACGGGTGAAGACCTTGTCCGTCTTGATAAGTCGTTTGAAAAAATTTATGCAAACGCCATTCAGGGCAAGAAGGAGGTTTCATCGGTTGTCGCCGACCTGAATACGCTGACAGGGCTGGAAGGGAAGGTTCTGGAGGATTCAGCGGAAAGGATTCTCAAATCGTCTCAGATGCTCGGGATCGAATCCAAAAACATTGTCGATTCATCGGCCAGGGCAATCAATGCGTTCGGCGTTTCTTCATCGGAATTGCCTGATGTGCTGGACTATACGTTCAAAGTTGCCCAGGAGACGGGCGCGGGAATGGATGAATTGTTCAAAACGGTTCATGAAAATTCGTCTGCGCTGAAGACATTGGGCTATGATTTGAAACCGGCTATTGCCCTGATGGGGCAGATGCACAAAGGGGGCCTCGAATCGTCAAAAGTGATGATGGCGATGAATACCACCGCCCGAAATTTGCAGAAAAAGGGGTTCAAGGATTTGGGGGTCGGTCTCGCGAAAACGTATGAGGCAATCAAGAAAGCGAAAAATGAAACGAAAGCTTTTGAAATAGCTTCCGAAATTTTCGGCGCAAGGGGGGCGGCAGCGATCACAAAAGGAGTCCGAGCCGGAACAATCGGGACAAGAAAACTCATGGAAAGCATGGAAGCGTCGTCCGAAAGCATTCTGAAATGTTATGACGATACTGCCGATTTTCCTGAAAAAATGACGGCCTTGCGGCACAATATCGAGGTATCACTCCGTCCGCTGGCAGACAAGATTTACGATTCACTGAACAGGATGTTTCCGGCCATCGAACGGACGGTCAACAAGATTCTTCCCCTTGTCAAATCCGGCGTCGAGAAGTTGCTCCCCTATGTTGAAAGAGCCATCCAATCCATCGAACAATGGATCAACGGGATCAATATTGATGCGATTGTCGCGAAGGCGCAACATGCGGTCAATCAATTCGGAGAGGCTGTCAAAACCGCATTCGGATGGTTTCAGCAAAACGGGCCGTGGCTCTTGAAAATGCTGAAAAAAATAGGTACTGCATTCCTGATTTACAAAACAGCCGTAGTCACATTGACTGGTCTTTATAAGGCGTACAAACTGATTACGTCCGTTACGAAAATCTGGACGGTTGCCCAGGCCGCCCTGAACGTCGCCCTGACCGCGAACCCGGTCGGCCTTGTTATAGCCGCGATCGCGGCTCTGATCGCGATCGGGTATGTGCTCTGGGACAATTGGGACGTGATTTGCCAATGGTTCGGCGAGGCGTGGGAATGGCTCAAGGCCGGGTTTAACGTCATGTGCGAAGTCCTGTCCGTCGCCTGGGATCATACGTGCGATGCAATCAGTGATGCCTGGGACGCTTGCGGGGAATGGCTGTCGTCTGTCTGGGATTCGATTTGCGATTCCCTGAATGCGGCCTGGACGGCATTCAGTATCGCTCTTCAAGCCGCCTGGGACGGAATTTGCAAGGCATTGAAGGATGTGTGGAATGGCCTTGTCTCGTGGTTCAAGACAGGAATTCAGGTGTGGGTCATGATCGGCAACAAGATAGGGCAAGCCCTTAAGGACGCTTTCACGAGTGTGCGTGACTGGGTCATGCAAATTGTCGATTCCATTCTTGCCAAATTTACATCTCTTTTTGACGGCATCAAAAACGCAGGGAACAAAGTCAAGGGATGGTTCGGATTCGGCGGCAATGACTCCTCTCCGCTTCCGGCCAAGGCGGCGGGCGGGTTTACGTCCGGTTTGTCTCTTTGCGGCGAGGCCGGGCCAGAGGCAGTTATATCGTTCGATCCACGGTACCGAGCCGAAAACCGGGGGTATCTGATGACGGCGGCTGATATGCTCGGCATGGATTTGTCGGCGGGGGCATCCTCACGGCAGAGCGTTGTTTCCTACCATCTCGGCGGGGTGACGTTTGCGCCGGTCATCAAGGCGGGAGCCGGGACGACTTCCCAGGACATTGTCCGGCAACTCAAGGATGCCCTCCCGGACTTGCTCGATATGATACAAGACGGACTTACGGAAAGGAGCGTTGGAAAATATGCCTGA
- a CDS encoding tail protein X, which produces MPDTTGIIYTAKAGDTWDRLAFNAWTDEGLMHLLIAANPDLASIVVFEGGEKVLIPDIEEPQHTESLPPWRKGE; this is translated from the coding sequence ATGCCTGACACAACGGGGATCATCTACACGGCCAAGGCGGGCGATACGTGGGACAGGCTCGCGTTCAACGCCTGGACGGATGAAGGACTCATGCACCTGCTGATTGCGGCCAATCCCGATCTGGCGTCAATCGTCGTCTTCGAGGGCGGGGAAAAAGTCCTGATACCGGACATCGAGGAACCGCAACATACGGAGTCATTGCCTCCGTGGAGAAAGGGGGAATAA
- a CDS encoding contractile injection system protein, VgrG/Pvc8 family — MLNAQVTWQLFPFGPLPGHFMPVEDFEASAGVKIENDSEGGSSRVTGRELQTCAFSIHVSKVTGGNPRLTYEALRKLKGVSAPIFISGGTSMSLPNTVLDLLQTSDWKQALTFNGAVTLAKSLLLGSSLGGVSYMLTDVQIDSELLDKNGELIDARIRLSFTEDAGERQSGGLKVLINGKDITASIAVTGCVYEMHAEGEADSLDIRFADTQKRWVGWKPSKEGDTVQITDGVINSGVMFIEYLKPESGEYTLRAYSVPKSGRNKKSRSFESLSLPQLASTIASDNKLTVKNYGVSDIKYPYIQQRGKSDLAFLHERCKLAGASFLVFNKTLCLYDEKTMEGRDAAKTLTLGPSVEAKFTDDAHTAYSSATLRNSAHTGTSEDGNVKTGKNLVVTVSEKTTAQAEANKLAQSMLRNANKNIRRGEITMTTQRELAAGSVVRILANGWAGNAFIYRCRHDLKAKKTRFWVREPLDY; from the coding sequence ATGCTGAATGCCCAGGTGACATGGCAACTTTTCCCGTTCGGGCCGTTACCCGGCCATTTCATGCCGGTGGAAGATTTCGAGGCATCGGCCGGGGTGAAAATCGAGAACGATTCGGAGGGGGGATCATCCCGGGTGACGGGCCGTGAATTGCAGACGTGCGCGTTTTCGATCCACGTCTCCAAGGTGACGGGAGGCAATCCCCGCTTGACCTATGAGGCGTTGCGGAAGCTTAAAGGAGTCAGCGCACCGATTTTCATCAGCGGCGGGACATCCATGAGCCTACCGAATACGGTGCTGGACTTGCTTCAAACGTCCGATTGGAAACAGGCCCTTACGTTCAACGGAGCCGTTACGCTGGCCAAAAGCCTTTTGCTCGGTTCGTCGCTCGGCGGTGTCTCCTACATGCTGACGGATGTCCAAATTGACTCGGAACTTTTGGACAAAAACGGGGAACTGATTGACGCGAGAATTCGCCTCTCGTTTACCGAAGACGCCGGGGAACGTCAGTCGGGCGGGTTGAAGGTGTTGATTAACGGCAAGGATATTACGGCCAGTATCGCCGTGACGGGGTGCGTCTACGAAATGCATGCCGAAGGGGAGGCCGACAGCCTCGATATCCGCTTTGCCGATACGCAAAAACGCTGGGTCGGCTGGAAGCCGAGCAAGGAGGGCGATACCGTCCAGATCACGGACGGAGTCATCAACTCCGGCGTCATGTTCATTGAATATTTGAAGCCGGAATCCGGGGAATATACCCTTCGCGCCTACAGCGTGCCGAAGTCTGGCCGCAACAAGAAAAGCAGAAGCTTTGAATCATTGTCCCTGCCGCAACTCGCCTCGACCATCGCCAGTGATAATAAATTGACCGTCAAAAACTACGGCGTTAGCGACATCAAATATCCGTATATCCAGCAACGGGGGAAGTCCGACCTCGCCTTTCTTCATGAGCGTTGCAAACTGGCCGGGGCTTCCTTCCTCGTTTTTAACAAGACGCTTTGCTTGTATGATGAAAAGACGATGGAGGGCAGGGATGCGGCGAAAACGCTTACCCTGGGGCCGTCCGTCGAGGCGAAATTCACGGATGACGCCCATACGGCGTACAGTTCGGCCACACTCCGGAATTCGGCCCATACAGGGACGAGCGAAGACGGGAATGTCAAGACAGGGAAGAATCTCGTGGTAACGGTCTCAGAAAAAACGACGGCCCAGGCCGAGGCGAACAAGCTTGCCCAGTCCATGCTACGGAACGCGAACAAGAACATCCGTCGAGGTGAAATCACGATGACGACGCAACGGGAACTGGCGGCGGGAAGCGTCGTCCGGATACTTGCGAACGGCTGGGCCGGGAACGCTTTCATTTACCGATGCCGCCATGATTTGAAGGCAAAAAAAACGCGCTTCTGGGTGCGTGAACCACTTGATTATTAA